From a region of the Thermodesulfovibrio thiophilus DSM 17215 genome:
- a CDS encoding rhodanese-like domain-containing protein, whose amino-acid sequence MNRRKCLGLMLVVIFVAIGIAFAAAWPDAVMNKVNEIHELEKAQKEMPASIEGIPNISGDKAYELWKSKKAVFLDNRIKVQYDTERIPGATWFFCDDLIKQGPSMADKLDKNKEYIVYCNGIKCWRSPSVAVMLHSLGYKVYWYRDGLPDWKKRGYPTE is encoded by the coding sequence ATGAACAGAAGAAAATGTTTAGGGCTGATGTTAGTAGTAATATTTGTTGCAATTGGTATTGCTTTCGCTGCTGCATGGCCTGACGCAGTAATGAACAAGGTAAATGAAATTCATGAGCTCGAGAAGGCACAGAAAGAGATGCCTGCATCAATTGAAGGGATACCCAATATTAGTGGCGATAAGGCATACGAATTATGGAAGTCGAAAAAGGCTGTTTTTTTGGATAATCGTATTAAAGTACAGTATGATACAGAAAGGATTCCTGGTGCAACATGGTTTTTCTGTGATGATTTAATTAAACAAGGGCCTTCTATGGCAGACAAACTCGATAAAAACAAAGAGTATATTGTGTACTGTAATGGAATTAAATGCTGGCGTTCACCATCTGTTGCTGTAATGTTGCACTCTCTCGGTTATAAGGTTTACTGGTACAGAGATGGGCTTCCCGACTGGAAAAAGAGAGGTTATCCTACAGAGTAA
- a CDS encoding 2-isopropylmalate synthase has product MKRIKIFDTTLRDGEQSPGASMNVDEKIQVAKQLKKLGVDIVEAGFPIASPGDFEAVNRISREVKGIVVAGLCRTRDQDIERAAEALKPAEQKRIHTFIATSDIHLKYKLRMDKQQVIEASVRAVKKARQYTDDVEFSAEDATRTDWDYLCKITEEVIKAGATTVNIPDTVGYTVPQEYAELIEYLINKVPNIDKAIISVHCHNDLGLAVANSLTAILKGAGQVECTINGIGERAGNAALEEIVMALKVRNDFFKTDTNIVTQEIYRTSRLISKITGMVIQPNKAIVGANAFAHEAGIHQDGVLKERTTYEIMKPEDIGIPSSKIVLGKHSGRHAFKKRLEELGFSLTDEEINRAFERFKKLADQKKYIFNEDLEALVSDEFLRTAEVYQLANLEISGGMNKKPTATVKIKINDMEKEITVSGDGPVDSVYKAITELTNSKAELKKFEIKAITGGTDALGEVTVILEEAGHAVRGHGSDIDIIVASAKAYINALNKLALKNLKA; this is encoded by the coding sequence ATGAAAAGAATAAAAATATTTGATACTACATTGAGAGATGGAGAACAATCTCCCGGTGCCTCAATGAACGTTGATGAAAAAATTCAAGTTGCAAAACAACTTAAAAAACTGGGTGTTGACATAGTAGAAGCAGGTTTTCCAATTGCATCTCCTGGAGATTTTGAAGCAGTTAACAGAATATCCAGAGAAGTTAAAGGTATCGTTGTTGCTGGGTTATGCAGAACCCGTGATCAAGACATTGAACGAGCTGCTGAGGCATTAAAACCAGCTGAACAAAAAAGAATACATACATTCATTGCCACATCTGATATTCACCTGAAATACAAACTTCGTATGGATAAACAACAGGTTATTGAAGCTTCAGTCAGAGCTGTTAAAAAAGCCAGGCAGTATACAGATGATGTTGAATTTTCAGCAGAAGATGCCACACGAACAGACTGGGATTATCTGTGTAAAATTACAGAAGAGGTAATAAAAGCAGGTGCTACCACAGTAAACATACCTGATACAGTTGGCTATACAGTTCCTCAAGAGTATGCTGAATTAATTGAATACCTTATAAATAAAGTTCCGAACATAGACAAAGCAATTATAAGTGTTCACTGCCACAATGATTTAGGCCTTGCCGTAGCAAACTCTCTTACAGCAATACTTAAAGGAGCTGGACAGGTTGAATGTACAATCAATGGAATTGGTGAAAGAGCCGGAAACGCAGCACTCGAAGAAATTGTGATGGCATTAAAAGTAAGAAATGATTTTTTCAAAACAGATACTAATATTGTAACACAGGAAATTTACCGGACAAGCAGACTTATCAGCAAAATAACTGGCATGGTTATTCAACCCAATAAAGCAATTGTCGGAGCAAATGCTTTTGCTCATGAGGCAGGCATTCATCAGGATGGAGTTCTTAAAGAAAGAACAACTTATGAAATAATGAAACCAGAGGACATAGGAATTCCAAGTTCCAAAATAGTTCTTGGCAAACACTCTGGAAGACATGCATTCAAGAAGAGACTTGAAGAACTTGGCTTCAGCTTAACAGATGAAGAGATAAATCGTGCATTTGAAAGATTTAAAAAACTTGCAGATCAGAAGAAATATATATTCAATGAAGATCTTGAAGCACTTGTTTCAGATGAGTTTTTAAGAACTGCTGAAGTCTATCAGCTTGCAAACCTTGAAATAAGTGGCGGAATGAATAAAAAGCCTACTGCTACGGTTAAAATAAAAATTAATGATATGGAAAAAGAAATTACTGTTTCCGGTGACGGACCAGTAGATTCTGTGTATAAGGCAATTACAGAGCTTACAAACTCAAAGGCAGAATTAAAAAAATTTGAAATTAAGGCAATAACAGGTGGAACAGACGCTCTTGGAGAAGTAACTGTTATACTTGAAGAAGCCGGACATGCTGTAAGAGGACATGGTTCTGATATTGATATAATAGTTGCTTCTGCAAAAGCTTACATAAATGCATTAAATAAGCTTGCCTTAAAAAATTTGAAGGCTTAA
- a CDS encoding TorD/DmsD family molecular chaperone produces MNFFKDNLDDISSGIIQIKINIDEFISHVVIIGQKSTLESYLLDLQKEYTRLCHTSRPRMVPLFESVYKEGKLLQESTIEVARLYHRSGLQVVDNFSLPPDHIALELEFMSYLCFQEAQAHSNNYIVVLEKAKGLQLQMLKDHLYSFAIAFAQRLQRYTVIEFYRLIGKLLENFITLEAQKIS; encoded by the coding sequence ATGAATTTTTTCAAAGATAACCTTGATGATATAAGCTCAGGTATTATCCAGATTAAGATTAATATTGATGAGTTTATAAGTCACGTTGTTATAATAGGTCAGAAATCAACATTAGAATCTTATCTTTTGGACTTACAGAAAGAATACACTAGGCTTTGTCATACTTCTCGACCACGAATGGTTCCTCTTTTTGAATCAGTTTACAAGGAAGGCAAACTGCTTCAAGAATCAACAATCGAGGTAGCTCGTCTTTATCACAGATCAGGATTACAAGTTGTTGATAATTTTTCTCTGCCACCAGACCATATCGCTCTTGAGCTTGAATTTATGTCTTATTTATGTTTTCAAGAAGCCCAAGCGCATTCCAACAATTACATAGTTGTTCTTGAAAAAGCTAAAGGATTGCAGTTACAGATGCTTAAAGACCACTTATATTCTTTTGCTATAGCTTTTGCGCAGAGACTTCAGCGATATACAGTTATAGAGTTTTATAGATTGATAGGGAAATTGCTGGAAAACTTTATAACGTTAGAAGCGCAGAAAATATCGTAA
- a CDS encoding 4Fe-4S dicluster domain-containing protein — MANYGFLIDTRFCTGCNTCFYKCVQENRLHQQAARGFSRTVVLIQDNGLLQHRCMHCENPSCVASCPSGAFYKTPEGIVLHNPQHCIGCKTCVVACPFNVPQWDLQKKEFVKCTMCIHRVLKGINPACVEACPTGALTFGDRGEILNTAQKLSEANKLYMYGMEENGGTSVIMLMKEKPVNIGYPDVASYSITGRGPSTIMGAAAVATLVYVGLKKYSDRRKQIEEKKNQ, encoded by the coding sequence ATGGCAAATTATGGATTTCTTATAGATACCAGATTTTGTACTGGTTGTAATACGTGTTTCTATAAATGCGTGCAGGAAAACAGACTTCATCAACAGGCAGCAAGAGGTTTTTCAAGAACAGTGGTTTTAATTCAGGACAATGGTTTACTTCAACACAGATGTATGCACTGTGAGAATCCTTCCTGTGTTGCTTCATGTCCAAGTGGAGCATTTTATAAAACGCCTGAGGGAATAGTGCTTCATAATCCCCAACATTGCATTGGATGTAAAACCTGCGTTGTAGCATGTCCTTTTAATGTACCTCAGTGGGATTTACAGAAAAAGGAATTTGTTAAATGTACGATGTGCATTCACAGAGTGCTTAAAGGTATAAATCCAGCTTGTGTTGAGGCTTGTCCAACCGGTGCGCTTACTTTTGGAGATCGTGGAGAAATTTTAAATACCGCCCAAAAACTATCGGAAGCTAACAAGTTATATATGTATGGAATGGAAGAGAATGGTGGCACGAGTGTTATAATGCTTATGAAAGAAAAGCCTGTTAATATTGGTTATCCAGATGTTGCAAGCTACTCCATAACAGGAAGAGGACCATCTACAATTATGGGAGCGGCTGCTGTAGCAACGCTTGTTTATGTGGGATTAAAGAAATACAGTGACCGTAGAAAACAGATAGAAGAAAAGAAGAATCAATGA
- a CDS encoding molybdopterin-containing oxidoreductase family protein gives METAKLSRRQLLKWGSTSALLAGFSPIFKNLVPFASFAEATETEFKYTITKKIPQVCARACECDCAYYIVVGKDSESGVERALTLEGWKDDPVSRGKYCIKGLAFVDSMYDPDRLLVSLKRTNPKKGLNEDPGWVIISTQDALTDIIQRMKKFSREEIVFCSPGDPYTNRLCRSLGVRRSDQRTECFGTHYYINSLMLTNPPNKYYSSTYTLTHSVWGFDYSTTKYMIWFGFDSFTKCGKAGILNHIAEGKRNGTKIIIFNPMKTPIADGFADEWYPIKPGTDLAVALAMIKIIIDRKLYNEKFLKEYTDSAALVDEKTQLHIGGSEGNWFAWCKTHKKIEPLGKCDDPALEGGPYEFEYQGKHISAHPVFQLLKESIKDYTAEWASKISEVPQEAITRIAEEYAKASPYSCIPNLKRDPAGPNYANSWRLMHAINILHALGGSFDHEGGVLLLSDVKIPWLEEIAPPVKPYPPLPAEAPDFRHEFSVTENIYQKKDFSAPGHYGIIGYGLYHTKKIKCVFFKNPFRGLHALIQPQMVEKALEKMELVVDWNLYVDDLSYFWCDYILPGTHQFEEAKLDIRQYYPKYPCYVAGSAVQKSPGDCIGWGGIAVKIGLALAPEYWTVDGSTNPEKVIPTNTGDYALKKQGIANNTKEFLTQKGGIWIQKRPYPNWRTIREIGYGRPEGRIRIYLDEILEAGHDPLPKWAKRWTEPEGDYRFSLIVTRAPWTMHADPNFLNNPVIKSLCEKNFIDRVWINPQVAQEMGISEGDWVTLETNPKYMTVLPRPVKARVHISSRVARKDCVITFHGLGHRSPKLRYAKSFGYRDGDLIPQKDPNIVKKYDPTGMGWVEDVYVSIKKGGRS, from the coding sequence ATGGAAACTGCGAAATTAAGCAGAAGACAATTATTAAAATGGGGGAGTACTTCTGCTTTATTAGCTGGTTTTTCTCCAATTTTTAAGAATTTAGTACCTTTTGCCAGTTTTGCTGAAGCTACAGAAACAGAGTTTAAATACACGATTACAAAAAAAATACCGCAAGTATGTGCAAGAGCCTGTGAATGTGATTGTGCTTATTATATTGTGGTTGGTAAGGATTCAGAAAGTGGAGTGGAAAGAGCTTTAACGCTTGAGGGATGGAAAGATGATCCTGTTTCAAGAGGTAAGTATTGCATAAAGGGACTTGCTTTTGTAGATTCAATGTATGATCCCGATAGGCTGCTTGTTTCTTTAAAAAGAACCAATCCTAAAAAGGGTCTCAATGAGGATCCTGGATGGGTGATAATTTCAACACAAGACGCTTTAACAGATATTATTCAACGGATGAAAAAATTCAGTAGAGAAGAGATTGTTTTCTGTTCACCAGGAGACCCTTATACCAATCGTCTCTGCAGGTCTCTTGGAGTTAGGAGAAGCGATCAGCGGACAGAATGTTTCGGAACTCATTACTACATCAATTCTCTTATGCTGACCAATCCTCCAAATAAGTATTACTCAAGCACATATACTCTTACACATTCTGTTTGGGGGTTTGATTACAGTACCACTAAGTATATGATATGGTTTGGCTTTGATTCTTTTACCAAATGTGGAAAAGCAGGAATTCTCAATCATATCGCAGAAGGAAAACGCAATGGAACCAAGATTATCATATTTAATCCTATGAAGACTCCCATTGCTGATGGTTTTGCTGATGAATGGTATCCGATCAAACCAGGAACAGACCTAGCTGTAGCTCTGGCAATGATTAAAATTATTATAGATCGTAAACTTTACAATGAAAAATTTTTAAAAGAATATACGGATTCTGCTGCTCTTGTTGATGAAAAAACTCAGTTACATATTGGTGGTAGCGAAGGTAATTGGTTTGCCTGGTGTAAAACACATAAAAAAATTGAGCCGTTAGGAAAGTGTGATGACCCTGCGTTAGAAGGTGGTCCTTACGAATTTGAATATCAGGGGAAACATATTAGTGCTCATCCTGTATTTCAACTTTTAAAAGAAAGCATTAAAGATTATACTGCTGAATGGGCATCAAAGATCAGTGAGGTTCCTCAGGAGGCAATTACCAGAATTGCCGAAGAGTACGCAAAAGCATCTCCTTACAGTTGTATTCCTAATCTTAAGCGTGACCCTGCTGGTCCTAATTATGCTAACAGTTGGAGATTGATGCATGCCATTAATATTCTTCACGCTCTTGGAGGTTCTTTTGATCATGAAGGTGGAGTGTTACTTTTATCTGATGTCAAAATACCGTGGCTTGAAGAGATTGCTCCTCCTGTAAAGCCTTATCCTCCTCTGCCAGCAGAGGCACCGGATTTCAGGCATGAATTTTCGGTAACAGAAAATATTTATCAAAAGAAAGACTTTTCTGCGCCAGGTCATTATGGCATTATAGGTTATGGGCTATATCATACTAAAAAAATTAAATGTGTTTTTTTCAAAAATCCATTTAGAGGACTGCATGCGCTAATTCAGCCACAGATGGTAGAGAAGGCGCTAGAAAAAATGGAACTAGTTGTTGATTGGAATCTGTATGTGGATGATTTATCTTATTTCTGGTGTGATTACATATTGCCTGGCACACATCAGTTTGAAGAGGCTAAACTGGATATTAGGCAGTACTATCCAAAGTATCCATGTTATGTAGCTGGGTCAGCTGTTCAAAAGTCTCCTGGAGACTGTATTGGCTGGGGTGGCATTGCAGTTAAGATAGGATTAGCTTTGGCTCCGGAATACTGGACTGTTGATGGCAGTACTAACCCTGAAAAAGTTATACCAACTAATACGGGAGATTATGCGCTTAAGAAACAGGGTATTGCCAATAATACAAAAGAATTCTTAACACAAAAGGGAGGGATCTGGATACAGAAGAGGCCATATCCTAATTGGAGAACAATTAGAGAAATCGGATACGGACGTCCAGAGGGTCGGATCAGAATTTACTTAGATGAAATTTTAGAAGCTGGACATGATCCACTTCCAAAATGGGCAAAACGATGGACAGAACCTGAAGGAGATTACAGATTTTCACTTATTGTTACAAGAGCGCCATGGACTATGCATGCAGATCCTAACTTTCTAAATAATCCTGTAATTAAGTCGCTTTGTGAAAAAAATTTTATAGATCGTGTTTGGATAAATCCTCAGGTAGCGCAGGAAATGGGTATATCAGAAGGTGATTGGGTAACACTTGAGACAAATCCCAAATATATGACTGTATTACCGCGTCCTGTTAAGGCACGGGTTCACATTTCCAGTAGAGTGGCACGCAAAGATTGTGTGATAACTTTTCATGGACTTGGACATCGTTCACCTAAGCTCCGTTATGCAAAGAGTTTTGGGTATCGTGATGGTGATTTAATTCCTCAGAAAGATCCCAATATTGTTAAAAAATATGATCCCACGGGCATGGGCTGGGTAGAAGATGTTTATGTAAGCATAAAGAAAGGAGGTAGATCATAA
- a CDS encoding ATP-binding protein, which produces MFEQNQAFVWNGKEKKLKIVNRLPVYDINELLGIERQKELLLSNTKAFIEGKEVNNVLLWGERGTGKTTLIRALLTYFKDSPLRMIQVLKSDILTIPYLYDLIYEYENFRFIIFIDDLSFNEDEQEFRDLKIVMDGGIEEIPENSVIYATSNRRHLMPSISNTDDELFPEDSIQERASLIERFGLRIGFYRFSEEQYLNVVKHYAKKAELILSDEELITRAHEWALVHGTSGRSAYQFVLSLQIF; this is translated from the coding sequence ATGTTTGAGCAAAATCAAGCCTTTGTATGGAACGGTAAAGAGAAAAAATTAAAGATTGTTAATAGACTGCCCGTATATGATATTAACGAACTTCTAGGTATTGAAAGGCAAAAAGAATTGTTGCTTTCAAATACTAAAGCCTTTATTGAAGGAAAGGAGGTTAACAATGTCCTTTTATGGGGTGAAAGGGGAACAGGTAAAACAACTCTTATACGAGCGCTTTTAACTTATTTTAAAGATTCTCCTTTACGTATGATTCAGGTTTTAAAGTCTGATATTCTAACAATCCCTTATCTTTATGATCTTATTTATGAATATGAAAATTTTAGATTTATTATTTTTATAGATGACCTATCTTTTAATGAAGATGAACAGGAGTTTAGAGATTTAAAGATTGTTATGGATGGTGGTATTGAAGAGATTCCTGAAAATTCAGTTATATATGCCACTTCTAATAGAAGACATCTTATGCCATCCATATCAAATACTGATGATGAACTCTTCCCTGAGGACAGCATTCAGGAACGTGCTTCTTTGATTGAAAGATTTGGATTGAGAATAGGTTTTTACAGATTTTCAGAAGAACAGTATCTTAATGTTGTAAAACATTATGCCAAAAAAGCTGAGTTAATTTTATCTGATGAGGAATTAATCACAAGAGCCCATGAATGGGCTCTTGTGCATGGTACTTCAGGCAGGTCAGCCTATCAGTTTGTATTAAGCCTTCAAATTTTTTAA
- a CDS encoding methyl-accepting chemotaxis protein, which produces MTIKTKLTLNVIIVIIIVGVVAATSIIGMGFVKSKLFYLTERSTPFQMRTVEFQRAIHGATADLVKVSVSRNMDEYKIYRSEAEKSLSEVKNTQNALESLYGGIKMETYNELSLVANEIFDITENRLKAEEEARIANRTIIQKLKEASNRLKNMDAKIKALQLNRSAHFMTSLEDTKGILSHLREVELLKTMLKDIQIAVFEIQKAQDKNALAIAKDKVGAVINKALQNDYIQASKNLHSEIKTIEDKVEELVKIQVAIIGQGNGEQKKRFDIINKEIAGKLAFVISTIDRDITSAKEKYRSETENQNKVFTQANIANNVLIANSELVSLGLSIEGLSTRLFTLTSAKDIDSVEVEIRTIYEKIDSVQKSLEKALTKLEAKEELSMLRNVKIALTSIKEALLAKDGIISKIRHQILMQEKAKQASERLREIVMNQAQKSKQTVTTAQGEQEKAIGTVNKMVQFSTILITAIGIGAIILGIAFGSWIYRSVSKPLSELIWGADQIAQGDLTCAKTEYAQDEIGLVHKSMCKMIENLREIVGKMKMFTGTLASSSEELSATSTSLEKNSNDVHVQIEQSATAMTEMAQTTLDVAKNASHTAEAAQKMKQIALQGKNAMHITMEELQKFADQVKESAAKIESLGHKSEEINEIITLIKEIADQTNLLALNAAIEAARAGEQGKGFAVVADNVRQLAERTTVATENIANTVKTMQSEISDSVGFMKEERESVGKVLAHVENTLKAIDEIVSYVEGVADMVQRIAVATEEQSSASEEVSHNMENISIITKELSNSIGEIKRAAENLSKLATELHSMSEWFKV; this is translated from the coding sequence ATGACAATCAAAACAAAACTTACACTGAATGTAATCATAGTTATTATAATAGTTGGTGTAGTTGCAGCTACAAGCATCATAGGTATGGGCTTTGTTAAGAGTAAACTGTTTTATCTCACGGAGAGGAGCACCCCATTTCAGATGAGGACAGTTGAATTTCAGAGAGCAATACATGGTGCTACTGCAGACCTTGTAAAAGTTAGTGTATCAAGAAACATGGATGAATATAAAATATACCGCTCTGAGGCAGAGAAGTCTCTGTCGGAGGTAAAAAATACACAAAATGCACTTGAATCTCTATATGGCGGAATAAAAATGGAGACTTATAATGAATTAAGTCTTGTAGCAAACGAAATTTTTGATATTACCGAAAATAGGCTCAAGGCTGAAGAAGAAGCCAGAATAGCAAACAGAACAATTATACAGAAACTTAAAGAAGCTTCAAATAGATTGAAAAATATGGATGCAAAGATAAAAGCTCTCCAACTCAATCGGTCGGCACATTTTATGACATCTCTTGAAGACACAAAAGGTATATTATCTCACCTTAGAGAAGTAGAACTGTTGAAAACAATGCTTAAAGACATCCAAATTGCAGTTTTTGAAATACAGAAAGCTCAAGATAAAAACGCACTGGCAATAGCAAAGGACAAAGTTGGGGCAGTTATCAATAAAGCACTTCAGAATGACTACATCCAAGCATCAAAGAACCTTCATTCGGAAATTAAAACCATAGAAGATAAAGTAGAAGAACTTGTAAAAATTCAGGTAGCTATTATTGGACAGGGCAATGGTGAACAGAAAAAACGATTCGATATAATAAATAAAGAAATAGCAGGAAAACTTGCATTCGTAATATCAACAATAGATCGTGATATTACTTCTGCCAAAGAGAAATACAGATCAGAGACAGAAAATCAGAATAAAGTCTTTACTCAAGCAAATATAGCAAACAATGTACTGATAGCGAATTCAGAACTTGTATCTCTCGGTCTATCCATAGAAGGGCTATCAACAAGACTTTTTACCCTAACATCAGCAAAAGATATTGATAGCGTGGAGGTAGAGATAAGAACAATATACGAAAAAATAGATTCTGTACAAAAAAGCCTTGAAAAGGCCCTTACAAAACTCGAGGCCAAAGAAGAACTTTCAATGCTCCGAAATGTAAAAATTGCTCTTACTTCAATTAAAGAAGCATTATTAGCAAAGGATGGTATTATATCCAAAATACGCCATCAGATTTTGATGCAAGAAAAAGCAAAACAGGCATCGGAAAGATTAAGAGAAATAGTTATGAATCAAGCCCAAAAAAGTAAGCAAACAGTTACAACCGCACAAGGCGAACAGGAAAAAGCTATTGGAACAGTAAATAAGATGGTGCAATTTAGCACAATACTTATTACAGCCATAGGAATAGGAGCTATTATTCTAGGCATAGCATTTGGTTCATGGATTTATCGTTCTGTTTCAAAACCTTTGAGTGAACTCATATGGGGTGCTGACCAGATAGCACAGGGTGATCTTACATGTGCAAAGACAGAATACGCACAAGATGAAATTGGGTTAGTGCACAAATCAATGTGTAAGATGATAGAGAATCTGAGGGAAATAGTTGGAAAAATGAAGATGTTTACAGGAACTCTTGCAAGTAGTTCAGAAGAATTATCGGCAACTTCCACCTCACTTGAAAAAAATTCTAATGACGTGCATGTCCAAATAGAACAATCAGCTACTGCAATGACAGAGATGGCTCAGACAACACTTGATGTAGCAAAAAATGCTTCGCATACTGCAGAGGCTGCACAGAAGATGAAGCAGATAGCGTTGCAAGGTAAAAATGCAATGCATATAACCATGGAAGAACTACAAAAATTTGCTGATCAAGTTAAAGAATCCGCTGCAAAAATTGAATCCCTTGGACATAAATCAGAAGAGATAAACGAAATAATAACTTTGATAAAAGAAATAGCAGACCAGACAAACCTTCTTGCACTGAATGCGGCAATTGAAGCAGCTCGTGCAGGGGAGCAGGGAAAGGGTTTTGCTGTGGTGGCAGACAATGTTAGGCAACTTGCAGAAAGGACAACAGTAGCCACAGAAAACATAGCAAATACAGTCAAGACAATGCAAAGCGAGATTTCAGATTCCGTTGGCTTTATGAAGGAAGAGAGAGAATCTGTAGGGAAAGTGCTTGCACACGTAGAGAACACATTGAAAGCCATAGACGAAATCGTATCGTATGTAGAAGGTGTTGCTGATATGGTACAGAGAATTGCAGTGGCAACAGAAGAACAGTCATCTGCATCTGAGGAGGTTTCCCATAACATGGAGAATATTTCAATAATAACAAAAGAACTAAGTAACTCAATTGGTGAAATAAAACGCGCAGCAGAAAACTTATCAAAATTAGCTACAGAATTGCATTCTATGTCAGAGTGGTTTAAGGTATGA
- the nrfD gene encoding NrfD/PsrC family molybdoenzyme membrane anchor subunit produces the protein MLELQTAWGWLIALYLFLAGVSAGAYLSAFFAWYKRGDDNLTTRTGILITLPCLILSIIFLFLDLGRPMNFVYAFLRPYSSVIAAGTWILTLFFFICGIQWLGYIRNKKLSSGSLLWGTGFVLAILTAFYTGVLLWDVRGVPFWNSFLVPLLFLASAISTGISAVLIGVFGFVSKKHDINQEAENLKFLCHADMWGIGIETCILIIYLVSMGWSSNAAAIASVNRLLTGALSLSFWFLVIVVGLVTPFYLEWKLKKIEELSPKFISKGILAGLCVFIGGFTLRYLILAAGILGTSRNLL, from the coding sequence ATGCTAGAACTCCAAACAGCCTGGGGTTGGCTGATTGCCCTTTATCTTTTTTTAGCAGGGGTATCAGCAGGAGCTTATTTGAGTGCATTTTTTGCCTGGTACAAACGAGGTGATGATAATTTAACAACTCGAACAGGGATTTTAATAACGCTTCCATGTCTGATTTTGAGTATTATTTTTTTATTTCTTGATTTAGGAAGGCCTATGAACTTCGTATACGCTTTTTTACGGCCTTATAGTTCAGTTATTGCAGCAGGAACCTGGATCTTAACACTTTTCTTTTTTATCTGTGGTATTCAATGGCTTGGGTATATTAGAAATAAAAAATTATCTTCTGGAAGCTTACTGTGGGGTACAGGTTTTGTTCTTGCTATCTTAACAGCTTTTTACACTGGAGTTTTACTCTGGGACGTCAGAGGTGTTCCTTTCTGGAATAGCTTTCTGGTGCCATTGCTCTTTCTAGCTTCGGCTATATCCACTGGAATTAGTGCAGTTTTAATTGGAGTTTTTGGTTTTGTTTCAAAGAAACATGATATTAATCAAGAGGCTGAAAATTTGAAATTTCTCTGCCATGCTGATATGTGGGGAATAGGCATTGAAACATGTATTCTAATAATTTATCTGGTTTCAATGGGTTGGTCATCAAATGCTGCAGCAATTGCTTCAGTTAATCGTCTTTTAACAGGGGCTTTGTCTTTATCATTTTGGTTTTTAGTAATTGTTGTAGGATTGGTTACTCCATTTTATCTTGAATGGAAGTTAAAAAAGATTGAAGAGCTTTCTCCTAAATTTATATCAAAAGGAATTCTTGCAGGCCTGTGTGTTTTTATAGGTGGTTTTACATTGAGATATCTTATTCTTGCAGCTGGCATACTTGGAACATCTCGTAATTTACTGTAG
- a CDS encoding substrate-binding domain-containing protein → MKKYELLLVTAVIIFLLSLSVGTYADEIRIKASAVSAENILKPIKKHFERESGIKLQIAFTDPKLALEDLENGAVDAVTIGFSCNDWMDSMKKEKTKIKDLTSLQHVVIGKAKIAIFVHKENPVSKLSKEQLKRIFTGNITNWKDVGGKNLPVVVVWSTLTSEINSLFIKNILDCESPRRDILEALTIEDVKQKVAAHPEAVGIGSVAIVNDTSVYSGTHEEKCSVCDLTWMEEEIKALEVPEVVMPILLLTKGNPTVNVQKLIDFIKGEGQKYISQQ, encoded by the coding sequence ATGAAAAAATATGAATTGTTATTAGTAACAGCTGTAATAATTTTTCTTTTATCATTAAGTGTTGGTACTTATGCGGATGAAATCAGAATAAAAGCAAGTGCAGTGTCGGCTGAAAATATTCTGAAGCCAATAAAAAAACATTTTGAAAGAGAGTCAGGAATAAAACTGCAGATTGCTTTTACTGATCCCAAGCTTGCATTGGAGGATCTTGAAAATGGTGCTGTAGATGCTGTAACGATAGGTTTTAGTTGCAATGATTGGATGGATTCTATGAAAAAGGAAAAAACGAAGATTAAAGACTTGACATCACTACAACATGTAGTGATAGGGAAAGCTAAAATCGCTATTTTTGTCCATAAAGAGAATCCGGTTTCAAAACTTTCAAAAGAACAGCTAAAAAGAATATTTACTGGTAATATAACTAACTGGAAGGATGTGGGTGGTAAAAATCTGCCTGTTGTAGTTGTCTGGAGCACACTTACATCTGAAATCAACAGCTTATTTATAAAAAATATTTTAGATTGTGAATCTCCTAGGAGGGATATCCTTGAAGCATTAACAATAGAAGACGTAAAGCAGAAGGTTGCTGCGCATCCTGAAGCAGTAGGAATAGGATCTGTAGCGATTGTTAATGACACATCAGTATATTCTGGAACACATGAAGAGAAATGTTCGGTTTGCGATCTAACGTGGATGGAAGAAGAGATAAAGGCTCTTGAAGTACCTGAGGTAGTGATGCCGATACTGTTACTCACAAAAGGCAATCCAACTGTTAATGTCCAGAAATTAATTGATTTTATTAAAGGAGAAGGGCAGAAATATATTTCACAACAATAG